One genomic region from Flagellimonas oceani encodes:
- a CDS encoding amidohydrolase family protein encodes MKKIILIIALIFGVSLNAQQTPAPPQSEQIAIIGATAHIGNGEVIENCTIVFKDGKITAIGADLMVPTIGTMIDAKGKHVYPGFIAPSKSLGLVEVDAVRASDDQDEIGEMIPHVRSLIAYNAESKVVESMRPNGVLIGQITPQGGTISGTSSIVQFDAWNWEDAALKTDDGIHMNWPNFFRRGRWWAGEERGFIPNEDYGKEMDDIKMFLQNSKAYGETGEGNKNLPFAAMQGLFDGSQRLFIHTNGEKEMIDAVTVTKNMGVKNVVIVGGYRANKITDFLKENNIPILVNVTHSLPEFDDDDYDLNYKLPKLLVEAGLLVAIQNEEMANFQTRNMAFYAGQVAAQGLDKEKALQLITGNTAKILGIDDMYGTLEEGKSATLFISEGDALDMRTNKLSKAYIDGRDISLETHQTELWKRYMGKYEREKEGQ; translated from the coding sequence ATGAAAAAAATAATTTTAATCATAGCACTAATTTTTGGGGTTTCCTTGAACGCACAGCAGACCCCCGCCCCTCCACAATCAGAGCAAATTGCAATTATTGGGGCCACGGCCCATATTGGTAATGGAGAAGTGATAGAGAACTGTACCATTGTTTTTAAAGATGGTAAAATTACGGCCATTGGTGCGGACCTAATGGTTCCAACAATAGGCACCATGATCGATGCCAAAGGCAAACATGTGTACCCTGGTTTTATCGCCCCGTCCAAATCACTGGGTTTGGTGGAGGTGGATGCCGTTAGGGCAAGTGACGACCAAGACGAAATCGGTGAAATGATTCCCCATGTGCGCAGTTTGATCGCGTACAATGCGGAATCCAAAGTTGTGGAAAGCATGCGCCCCAACGGCGTCCTGATCGGACAGATCACTCCACAGGGAGGCACCATCTCGGGAACTTCCAGCATTGTCCAGTTTGATGCATGGAACTGGGAAGATGCAGCCCTTAAAACGGATGATGGCATCCATATGAACTGGCCCAACTTCTTTAGAAGAGGCCGTTGGTGGGCCGGAGAGGAAAGAGGCTTTATTCCCAATGAAGATTACGGAAAAGAGATGGATGACATCAAGATGTTCCTTCAAAATTCCAAAGCCTATGGGGAAACAGGAGAAGGCAACAAAAACTTGCCTTTTGCCGCCATGCAAGGTCTTTTTGATGGGTCCCAACGCTTGTTCATCCATACCAATGGTGAAAAAGAAATGATAGATGCCGTCACCGTAACCAAAAATATGGGCGTTAAAAACGTGGTGATCGTTGGCGGATACCGTGCCAATAAAATTACGGACTTCCTAAAGGAAAACAACATACCCATTTTGGTCAACGTGACCCATTCGCTACCAGAATTTGATGACGATGATTACGATTTAAACTATAAGTTGCCAAAGCTTTTGGTGGAGGCGGGCCTATTGGTCGCCATTCAGAATGAGGAAATGGCCAATTTCCAGACCCGGAACATGGCTTTCTATGCCGGTCAGGTAGCGGCCCAAGGACTCGACAAGGAAAAGGCCCTGCAACTGATCACTGGAAATACCGCGAAAATTTTAGGCATCGACGATATGTACGGAACCTTGGAAGAGGGCAAAAGTGCCACGCTCTTTATTTCTGAAGGAGATGCATTGGACATGCGAACCAACAAACTCTCCAAAGCATACATTGATGGCAGGGACATTTCGCTGGAAACCCACCAAACCGAACTTTGGAAAAGATATATGGGCAAATACGAAAGAGAGAAAGAAGGACAATAG